The Papaver somniferum cultivar HN1 chromosome 6, ASM357369v1, whole genome shotgun sequence genome segment GTTGCCATGTTCATAGGGGCCAGGCAGAAAAGGAGTTCAAAATTGAAGTTGAAGCCATTGGAAAAGTAAAGCATAAAAACTTGGTGGGTCTTATTGGGTATTGTGCAGAAGGGGCTCAAAGGTGCGTCTGTTTGGCCTTCTGTTATATCTGTTCCATGCACTTTGGAAATTAGTGGGGATCATATGGTTTCTGACATATTTTGGCGCCGCCATTGATTGTGCAGGATGCTCATATTCGAATACATGGACAATGGGAATCTGGAACAGTGGTTGCATAGCGATGAGGGGCCTGTTAGCCCTCTTACGTGGGACATTAGAATGCAGATTGCAGTAGGAACTGCAAAGGGGTGTGTACATCTATCTCTAGTCTCTCTTTATATTATCTTATCTGTTTCATTATGGTACCTGAAGTATTCGCGGATGCAATTTGTTATCAAGTCCCGTACTTCTCAAAAACTGCTTAGAATTTGTCTGCTCAAGAAAAGAACTGCTATTGTTTACTTGTGATGGATCCCCCTATTCTCCTCCTCATTGGTGCATGCCATGTTTTCAGATTAGCTTATTTACACGAAGGGTTAGAACCAAAAGTTGTACACCGTGATGTCAAATCTAGTAATATTCTTCTTGATAAAAAGTGGAATCCCAAAGTCTCAGATTTTGGATTGGCTAAGCTCCTTGGATCAGATGCAAGCTATGTGACTACGCGCGTAATGGGGACATTTGGGTTTGTTTTTTCTCTAGCCAATACCCTAAGTAACTCAATGTTCATTATCGGGCTAGTTAATGGTTCCCAATTGTAATGTTCAAGTATCCGTCTGATGCAGATGTGTGGCACCAGATTATGCAAGCACAGGTATGCTAAATGAGGCCAGTGATGTGTATAGTTTTGGAGTTCTACTCATGGAACTAATATCAGGAAGAACCCCTGTTGATTATGCTAGACCAGCTGGAGAGGTAATTAGATTTATTAGTTTTCCAATTCATTCATTTTACGACTTGAACTATAACCTAATATGATTTTCTTGAGTATGCTTTTCTAGGTAAACTTGGTCGAGTGGTTCAGAGGTCTAGTTGCCAGTAGGCGAGGAGAAGAGGTCGTGGACCCGCGCATCGAGATCCAACCTGCAccaagagcattgaagcggctccaACTGATTTGCCTCCGCTGTATAGATTTAGATGCAAGTAAGCGACCGAAGATGGGACAGGTTGTACACATGCTCGAAGCAGAAGAGTTTCCCTATCGTTCTGTAAGTCTAATTATCCACTTATATTACAGTTGTTTGAATTAAATTTTTAGATCTCCCTTAGATCTTTTGAGACTTACAAGGCTGATGCAGTGTGTACTCCAAACAACCCAGACCTTCAAGTGTATCTCCTTGATGGACCATATTTTGACACATCTTTGTCCTGTGCACTGCAGGAAAGCCGATTAGCCGCCCAACGTGATGCCATCTCCCCCTCCAACAGTGCTAGCCCTACTGCTATCGCCAGAATTGCATTGGCTCCAGTCGAAACAGCAGAGAGGTGATATGCAGTCTAAAAGGCTTATAAAGCTTTACCGCCAAAGTTGTATGAATAGCCTTGTTCAAAAAAAGGTATAATAAGTATTCCAAGTTTATCATGTAAATCAAGTCGCTCTACTAGTTGAAGCAAAATAGGCGAATAATAGTTTCACATATAGTACTAGTTGAAGCAAAATAGGCGAATAATAGTTTCACATATAGTAGTCGTAGAACAACACTTCTATTAGTTTTGTTATTAATGTTTTGTTACACCTCCTCCGATGGTACTAATGTGATAATTCAAAGGAAGATTACCATTTGGGAAGTGCATTATAATAGTGGAGTAGTGCATTTTTACAATTCGCTCTCCATCACTATAATTTTTTTCTCAGCACAACTACAAGCTGTAGAAGTGATGAGAGTGCtgcattttgttttcttttaatgtGCGTGTTTGCTGAACCCTGAGCCTCCAATAATTAGTCTTACTCAAGGAGTTCATGGTCCGACAGTCATCCTGGAGTCATGTCATTCGCTGAGTTAAGATGTCATTCGTAAACCATGAGATACAGATGTCGTAAGCTTTTGTGCAGCAATTTGTGTTTGTAAATCAATGAGATGCCTTAAAATTCTTGTGTCGAGTAGTAAGACATTGCATCAGTTCTGAAGAGCTCTCTTTGTCAAGGCTCTCTTTTAAATAAGAAACTATTTCCCTTAAAAATCTCCTCTCTGTAAGCAACTAGGGATTCAGTGAGATTATCTAATCAAATGGTAGAGCGGTATAAGATTATTAAGTTTATGAACGGCTGCAGCTAAATAAAGCTTTCTGTTCTCGCCGAATACCGCCACCAGCTATGGTATAAGTTGCACACCTTGTAAATTCCGCAACTCCAAAGAAATTTGCCTCGTGTAGCAATTTAATGGCTTGTCTTGGCCCATCCGAGAAGTTCTTGTGTTTCCTACTTCCTAGCCCCTAGGTTGCGGCACTTGGAAAATTTCTTACTTCAAACGATTCCATTCACTTGGATCCTAGTAATTTTCCACGTCTAATCTGCTCCATCACATCCAAATAATTTTTCACCTGAATCCCAAACATTTGTTTTTCAGGTCCCAAGTTTCTGAAGTGAATTTGCCTTTAAATTGAACAAAATTGAAGTACAACAAGCTACAAACAGAAGTTAATACAGGTAGAGAGTACCTAAAAAACTCTCCAAGAGGACCTTATTTTACAATTACTAAAATTCGACAACCTTCATTTAATACAACTGCTCTTCTCAGGATTCTGCTCATGGAATCAGAGATGGAAAATACAAATTTAAAGTTCCATAAAGACCACAATGCAACCCCCTCTGGTTGGAAACAGAAGAAAATAGTACTACTACGACTATTaatacaacaacaattaaaaactaGTAGTTACTACGTACGTACTAGCAAAATGCAAACACCTCTCCGGACGACTCGCCGTGGGCAGTACCTAAGACTAATAATAAACTACTGAACGTTTGCCTGGTTCCGAGCTTTCTCTTTCTCACTCACTTCGCTTCCTTGGGTCTTATCATACGCTGCAACAAAATTTAATCAACGCAATAAATTAA includes the following:
- the LOC113289225 gene encoding probable receptor-like serine/threonine-protein kinase At4g34500, with protein sequence MKNSTEAKHYIGNGIRRSEDTLAHKLSARTSVFSIRLYVLIGVCVGLLVLAVLLLIFLCCFRRKSIKRRMRIKHCSGSTPMISKEILEILDEGIRLKESNEFIDCEKNEVMVQQHHNKVMKNGSLGSLLSGGSSHESSSSGSSSVEVPDLGWGRWYTLRELETATDGFSDENVIGEGGYGIVYRGVLPDSSVIAVKNLLNKKGQAEKEFKIEVEAIGKVKHKNLVGLIGYCAEGAQRMLIFEYMDNGNLEQWLHSDEGPVSPLTWDIRMQIAVGTAKGLAYLHEGLEPKVVHRDVKSSNILLDKKWNPKVSDFGLAKLLGSDASYVTTRVMGTFGCVAPDYASTGMLNEASDVYSFGVLLMELISGRTPVDYARPAGEVNLVEWFRGLVASRRGEEVVDPRIEIQPAPRALKRLQLICLRCIDLDASKRPKMGQVVHMLEAEEFPYRSESRLAAQRDAISPSNSASPTAIARIALAPVETAER